The Luteimonas sp. YGD11-2 genome has a window encoding:
- a CDS encoding BatA domain-containing protein, with amino-acid sequence MPTLLLPAGLFALAALLLPLLVHLARRQTLLPTPFAALRWLRAKARPRRQVRLDEWPLLLLRLLLLVLFALWLAHPAVPDAPAVQRWSVLVPGVDPASLPPAEAGEERRWLAPGWPLVEGRDDRAAAAAAAAAPAGSLLRQLDMELPANVALTVHVPDPLDGADAQRPQLSRAIEWRPVPHAAVDTPAATGPPRLAIRHDPEHAHAVRYLRAAVLAWRTPDAGNELDTGGPGRAVPATADALAWLVAGEVPLAVGDFAAAGGTVLLAADATWADAPVMVPAWRDGDGAVLAHGARHGRGRILHLERALRLADWPQLADAAFPAELRRQLQPMPAPMRAPAADYTPVRADLHWPAALRDLRAPLLWLILLLLLAERWLATSPRRASAP; translated from the coding sequence ATGCCGACGCTGCTGTTGCCGGCCGGCCTGTTCGCACTGGCGGCGCTGCTGCTGCCACTGCTGGTGCACCTGGCACGCCGGCAGACGCTGCTGCCGACGCCGTTCGCCGCGTTGCGCTGGCTGCGCGCGAAGGCGCGTCCGCGGCGGCAGGTGCGGCTGGACGAATGGCCGCTGCTGCTGCTACGCCTGCTGCTGCTGGTGCTGTTCGCGCTCTGGCTCGCCCATCCGGCGGTACCCGATGCACCGGCGGTGCAGCGCTGGAGCGTGCTGGTGCCTGGCGTCGATCCCGCCTCGCTGCCGCCGGCCGAGGCCGGGGAGGAACGTCGCTGGTTGGCGCCGGGCTGGCCGCTGGTCGAGGGTAGGGATGATCGCGCGGCTGCGGCTGCGGCTGCGGCTGCGCCGGCTGGCAGCCTGCTGCGCCAGCTCGACATGGAGCTGCCGGCGAACGTGGCGCTCACGGTCCATGTGCCCGACCCGCTGGATGGTGCCGATGCGCAACGCCCACAGCTGTCGCGCGCGATCGAATGGCGTCCGGTGCCGCACGCCGCCGTCGACACGCCCGCCGCCACCGGACCGCCACGGCTGGCGATCCGCCATGACCCGGAGCATGCGCACGCGGTGCGCTACCTGCGCGCGGCGGTGCTCGCATGGCGCACGCCGGACGCCGGCAACGAGCTCGATACCGGTGGCCCCGGACGCGCGGTGCCGGCCACCGCGGACGCGCTGGCGTGGCTGGTCGCCGGCGAGGTGCCGCTGGCCGTGGGTGACTTCGCCGCGGCCGGCGGCACCGTGCTGCTCGCCGCGGATGCGACATGGGCCGACGCACCGGTGATGGTGCCGGCCTGGCGCGATGGCGACGGTGCGGTGCTCGCGCACGGCGCGCGCCATGGCCGCGGGCGCATCCTGCATCTCGAACGCGCACTGCGCCTGGCCGACTGGCCGCAGCTGGCCGATGCGGCGTTCCCCGCGGAGCTGCGCCGACAGCTGCAGCCCATGCCGGCGCCAATGCGTGCCCCCGCAGCCGACTACACGCCGGTGCGGGCCGACCTGCACTGGCCGGCGGCGCTGCGTGATCTGCGCGCGCCGCTGCTGTGGCTGATCCTGCTGCTGTTGCTGGCCGAGCGCTGGCTCGCCACCTCGCCACGCCGGGCTTCCGCACCATGA
- a CDS encoding DUF58 domain-containing protein, with the protein MTADVLTLSPELRARLRGLRIAPRRVRARGGIGQHRGRERGSGMEFAQYRAYEPGDEPKAIDWKLYARSARLFVREAERESPLTVWLLLDASASMGQADESRPGFARLDAACQLALAIAELAIAQGDRIGLLVVGNDRVDGVDAGSGPRQRDRQLLVLDGVRATGAWPGSERLAPVWERIGAEDIVVLLGDLFDPASVDLATRLAAARREVLAIQLLTVGERDFDYRGGRRFEDPETGEVLPGDGAALRTGFLERFGAAQAALAARLDAAGIRHVRHVLDEPLDAPLRALFAPQGRA; encoded by the coding sequence CTGACCGCCGACGTGCTGACGCTGTCGCCCGAACTGCGCGCACGCCTTCGCGGCCTGCGCATCGCCCCGCGCCGCGTACGTGCGCGTGGCGGCATCGGCCAGCACCGCGGCCGTGAGCGCGGCAGCGGCATGGAGTTCGCGCAGTACCGCGCCTACGAGCCAGGTGACGAACCGAAGGCGATCGACTGGAAGCTCTATGCGCGCAGCGCCCGCCTGTTCGTGCGCGAGGCCGAGCGCGAGAGCCCGCTCACCGTGTGGCTGCTGCTGGATGCCAGCGCGTCGATGGGGCAGGCCGACGAGTCGCGTCCGGGCTTCGCCCGGCTCGACGCCGCCTGCCAGCTCGCGCTTGCCATCGCCGAGCTGGCGATCGCGCAGGGGGATCGCATCGGCCTGCTGGTGGTCGGCAACGACCGCGTCGATGGCGTGGACGCTGGCAGCGGCCCACGCCAGCGCGATCGCCAGTTGCTGGTGCTCGATGGCGTTCGCGCCACCGGCGCCTGGCCCGGCAGCGAGCGGCTGGCTCCGGTGTGGGAACGCATCGGGGCCGAAGACATCGTGGTGCTGCTCGGCGACCTGTTCGATCCCGCATCGGTCGATCTGGCCACGCGGCTGGCGGCAGCACGCCGCGAGGTGCTGGCCATCCAGCTGCTGACGGTGGGCGAGCGCGACTTCGACTACCGCGGCGGCCGCCGCTTCGAGGATCCGGAAACCGGCGAGGTGCTGCCCGGCGACGGCGCCGCCCTGCGCACGGGCTTTCTCGAACGTTTCGGCGCCGCACAGGCGGCGCTTGCCGCACGGCTGGACGCGGCCGGCATCCGCCATGTGCGGCATGTGCTCGACGAGCCGCTCGATGCACCGTTGCGCGCGCTGTTCGCACCGCAGGGCCGCGCCTGA